In Larimichthys crocea isolate SSNF chromosome XXII, L_crocea_2.0, whole genome shotgun sequence, the genomic stretch CTCTGACCCACACGGTCCAGCTTCGGCTGGTCCGGGCGGTTCGGACATCACGAGCTTTCAGTACAGCATGATTCTGGACCATCTCATCGGGGACAAGAGGCCCGTGAAGGACCTGAACCCGGGCGTGATGGGGGGTTTACCGGTGCCTCCTAAAAGCGACGAGCAGAAGATGATCGAGAGAGGCATGGAGAGCTGCGGCTTCAAGGCGGTGCTGGCCTGCGTGGGCGGTCAGTCAACAACACTATTaatcattataattattatcatAAATGATGTGTATCTGCATAATGTGTCTGCATAAggtctgtgtgcatgttcaggttcagctgacaggaagctgcattttctttaatgtgaggttttatttaaagcagagagagagacagagagagagagagagacagacagacaggcagacagacagacagagagagagagagagagagagagacagacagagagagagacagacagacagagagaaacaggcagAATGacaggcagaggcagagacagagagacaggcagaaacagggagagacagacagaaagagagagacagagagacagacagacagacagacagacagacagacagacagacagagagagaaacacaggcagaggcagagacagacagacagacagacagacagacacagagagagagacagggagagacggagagagacagacagacagagagagacagagagagagagagagagagacagacagagagagagagacagacagacagagagagacagacagacagacagacagagagagagagagacaggcaggcaaagacagagagagagaccggcggagacaaaagcagagagacagacagacagacagagagacaggcagagagagagacagagagacagagagacaggcaggcagacagacagacagagagagagacagatagacaggcaggTCCTGtaggaaattcaagcatccagtagcagcatgtaaacatacattgAACATACGATAAAATTGACCTGAGATAAATccaaatttaaatatgtacagaggaatgaaacatttgcagagaaataaaacatttgcagagaggaattaaaaaaatatgcagaggagttaaaacatttcagaatcGCTTTGTgaccaaagaaataaaaaaagttttatataAATCATGAGGCTGTGAACAGATAAATGATGATGGACAGTGGGTCCTTTTTTGATATTATCACATCCCAGCTTCTCATTTGTTAATTTACTGCTTGTTTTTATCTTATGTGGTAGTAAACTGAATCTCTTAAAGGTTTGTACTTTCGCAGTTTGAAGATAACTTTACCTTTAAGGGCTGTGGTTTCGCCAATCTGAGGAGAAAAGCACAACAAATCTGTAAATATCGTTGTGATTTATCGTGCAGGTCAGCTCATGTTtggctgcttttgtttctctgcagggttTGTACTCGGAGGAGCTTTTGGCGTTTTCACAGCCGGCATCGACACCAACGTCGGCTTCGACCCCAAAGACCCTCTGAAAACTCCGACGGCACGAGAAGTCCTCAAAGACATGGGCCAGAGGGGGATGTCCTACGCCAAGAACTTTGCCATCGTGGGCGCCATGTTCTCCTGTACAGAGTGCATCATTGAATCAGTATGTGACACCGCTGATGTTATTATGTGAGGTGACTCACTGATGTTGGATATAACCACAAAGATTCATAAACCAAATGTCTGACAGGAgctcaaaacaaaagaaggaagAGGATTTTATAATGTCCCTCGATCTCTATAGTAAAACAGGAATAGACAAAATAAACGCTCAGTGCTCCGAGGATTTAAACCCTGAAGTATATTAATTACAAACACTGATACATGGAAAGGTCACACCAGGTGTAACAGGTGTTTTTAACACAGCAAATATGTCATTTGTGTTCAGATCAACTGAGAGGAACAGTCACTTCAGACTAACTAGCATGGAAACTGATTCACTGATCCACGTTTGGAAATCCTAACCCACATATTGTTATTGTAGTGGCAGTTTTACCACAAGCTCAATGTGCCGAGGCCACGTAGCCTGCAGAGTGTATCTCATTGATGAAGTTAATCCAATCTTCTTGTGAAAACCTGAGGGAGGTAAATTTAGAATGGCGATTTATTCAATATTAACAACTTATAGTGTTATTAAAAGTGATCCAAAACTATTCCCACATTAATACTGTCCTTCACATGGTTTACCAAACGCTGTCACGAGCTGTAGTAAACTGTATTAGGCTTGTAGCTGTAATGTGAGGGTGACACACGTGGCAGTTCGATCACTCTTCATGAGAAAAAACAGCAGGATGGAGACGGATAACTTTCTCAGGCAGGACTTGACTGATTTTCACTCTTCATAACAACTTAACATCCTCGTTTGGACTTAACATAtctgttttaaagatttaaacatgtaaataatacatgtgtaacataaataaataaatattaaactgtgtaaCTATTGTAGATTAActcaaaatataaattatatttacttCTCAGCCTTACAActctaaaatatgaataaacctTTCACACCACTATTCCACATATACATTGACTTTACACATAAATACTAGCAGAACATAGCTAACATGtcataacaacatttttatttttcaccaaataGAGATACGTGGCTGTTAGTTATTAGTCACCATGTTGAATGTTTGAGTTTTGGTCTGATGGCGCCCTCTAGTGCTAAACTGACGGTGTGCATGAAGCTGTGAACGGTCCTTATCTtgcataatgaaataaaaacactcatcCAAGTGATTACAGTTCAGATGTAGCTGTAATCTAACTTGTAATCCCCAAAACCTTTTATCGCTCCACATCCAGTGTGTAacgttttgtttgttctgtcgtttatctgcagcacagaggcaAATCTGACTGGAAGAACGCCGTGTACAGCGGTTGTGTAACCGGAGGGGCCATTGGATTTCGTGGTATGTTAAcctgttatttttaattttaaatgaaaggtggtatatttcttttctcctcacgttttactctttgttttctgctttgcaGCCGGTCTGAAGGCCGGTGTTCTGGGATGTGGAGGCTTCGCTGCATTCTCCGCCGCCATCGAATACTACTTACGGTGAACCACCAAAGAGTGGCTCTATGGGCGAGAACTTGAATCGATGCACACTTGGACCAGCCCTGTGAGAAATCCAACCACGTGAATATTTACTGGCATGTGGTGGATTTCTGCAGAAGCAGAACTGATGTATGTGGTGGGAGTGacagcttcctgtttgtgtaCAGTGGTGTTGTGTGATGGCGCAAcgggctgaaaaaaaaaaagttttttccccccagtgtCTCATTACTTTAATCATATGAACAGTCTGAGCAAAGTGACTTCATGTGGAGGATTTCCAGAAAGAGAGCAGAGTGTGTCTCCGTCTATGCTGAACTCTGAGTCACGACCACCTCAAGCCAGACTCGGATAAACTCTGTTCTTGTTGTAGAACATTGGTGTGTCTGTAACTAATCCACATAaagattatttatattaaagatgtttttttttttaatcaagttgTGCATTCAGGACTATTTTTTTCTTGATGTGCCCATGATAAAAAGTCCAGTGTTTAAGACTTAGGACCtcaaaataagaattgtttttgtcacctttaGAATGAGCatgttatatctacagacgtGGTTCCATGTGGCTGTTTTAAATAAAGCCAATGTAAAAGTGCCACAATGATAACTGAATCATCAGCCACATTAAACAGACCCAAACTGTATCCGCCTGTTTTGAAATGAAGTGTTCATGTTGGTTTTTAAGGGGTGAGTGCTGCTTGTAAAGTCATCTGTACCAAAGAGAGAAGAAACTATTCACAGAGGTAGATTAGTGAGACTGTCGGCTCAAAGGTGCAGGATTGCAGAACAGTTGCATGAATGACTATCGCCTAGTGGTGCTAACTTCTACAGTGAAGGATTGCATCTGCTCCAGCACACTGGACCGACTACAGTTTGCTTAAAGTCTTAAAGGATCAACAGAAGACGGCACAGCATGCATCTTTGGTTAAATAAGTAAACCTGGAGGCCTGCAGTGGAAACCTTCATACCTGTCCTGTGTCTATCTGATATAAGTGGAAGCACcctttaaataatatttgtatAATAACAACTAGGAATCTGCTTGCTGCAGCCCTGAGTAATAActcagaaagacaaaaaataaacatgatttaattttacagcttttgtttggttgttctCCAGCCTGTGACCACTAAgtggtgctgctgcagcagattttaaatatgataaagacagaaatacagatttTCTAGGTCTCCTTTAAAAACGACCACCTGTGTGATGTTTTACCACGAATGAGATTTAGTTAAAGCTGGATCTCTGATCTTTCGAGCACATTTCACATCACGAGtgatataaatgtgtttattcatgcTGAATCCATTGTGTCATTGATTTTTGATGCGGTGgagatagtgtgtgtgcattaggaCAGACCTTGACCTTGCCTGGTCACTCCTAACTGGGTGAGAAGAGCCTCTGGAGCCCTCGCTTTAATCATTGATGAGCTAAGGCTTAACACTTAAAAGGTGTTTGTATGTGGCACTAAAAATTGGTTACCAACTGGTTCCTTACCAAAGGTTCGGTGGTGAAGTGACTCTCCAAggatatcacacacacatctaaaagATGAAGAATGCAGTTTGCTGCAGGTTTTCTTGTGAATACTTTTTGCTCCAAACTTTTCATGAAGTTCCCTAAAAGAGTCCCTCAAAAGTCTTTTTGTGGGTGTTATAAACTACAAGTCTGCATGTATAGATTTCAGTATGTTTGCACTTCTATTCCAAATATTGCAACATATCAGGGAGTTAACTACACAGGTGCACAACAAATTTAGAGCCGATTGGATTCAATTATTGGATTTCTAATTTCATTTTCTGAAGCTGACCGTCAGGTGGTGCAAAACGCAAAGATCTGACACGTGTGGTTTAATCTGTCAGGATTACGTGTATCAAACTAAAAGGTTTTAAATGATGgagtgatttatttatatgaacCATTTGGATAAACCTAAAAGTCTGACAGAAAATTGGAGGAATTGTCTCTTTTCTTATTTAATCATGTTACAACATGTTGATATGAAAATGTTAtgatgcagcattttaattattaaatctcaacacacacacatacacacggaCACAAAGTGAGAGTGTTTTggtaacttttattttactaaaaaaaaaaggggggggagggggagggagaaaaagtttcacattaacatttagcctcaatattacagtatattgaaATTCTTCTCAAATGAagtaaaatacaacattttttattttattttaatcttatattaaaaatatcaaatagtACTCATCTAGCAGTGCTTACAGTATTTTAAGATATGTCGCAGGCTTGATAGCAGAAAGGTTGGCTTTGTACAGAGCAGAGATGGATGTTTGCCAGTCTAAAGCGAGGACGCCTTGCAGAGACAACCTACCTTTGTGTTACCCGGCCTGGTTTGATTGACAAGCTGAACATGCAACGAGGGCAACTACACAAATCATCCTATAGATTATACTGGTGCAGTAAGACACTTGGAACAGGCTTGCAAtgaaacaatgagaaaataaaaagctaaatgttCCATTcatcgtgtttttttttgtttttttatccccCTACAATAACCCTCATGTCACAGAGTGCCCCTTTCTCCTCTACAAAAGTGATCTGAAATTAAATTGGCAGACGTTCTGGTGATCTTTTCAGTACAGCTTACCAACCATGGACGTGGTGAATGAGAAAAGTCAGACTAAAAATAACATCACTACCTGAATAAACTTCAAAAAACAGACTCCTTAGAGCATTTCTCTAGTTGCACAGAACTGTACAggcacacatattatatatattcaaaataaataggGCTAATTTGGCCAAGACTCACTGGGGAGGGCAGTTCTCTCTTGTCTGTCAGTACAGAGAGACACATCACCAGCCATTTATTAGGATGGCTTCCCAGCCACTTCTAAACCTCACAAGTTCTCATAGtcccttaaacacacacacgcgcacacacacacacacacacacattcactcaggTACATCCACATAGTCACTCACACACCCCCAGCCTCATCCACTGCACATGCACAAAGCCAGAAAGACgggaaaaagaggaaacaaaacagctgtttgaacataattattaaacatataaatgccatttttttttctggaatgcctctgatgaggaaaaacaaagctgGATGACTCGACTCGAGTCTGGAAAAGGGTTCACTAGATGACACTACGACACCCACGGGGAGCGATCCTGTGCCACCGCACCAGGCTATGGCCTCCGGACCTCCAACCCCGACCTTTCCCCCGCTGTGGTCCCAGGTTTGTCGTCTTAGTCGGTGGGAGGCGGGAGTCAGCTCTGCTCTCCTCACATTACAAACAGGACATGACGTGTGACTACAAGACAACCGGGAGAATCTCCTTCACCACCTCCCTATGTGCTCGGCTCCATCTCTTTACAGGATAGTGGGGTGAGGTGACGGGTTTGGTGGtgtagagagggagggatgtgaCGGGGGGCTGTACAGTCGAGATGAGCTACCTGCtgggaggagaggtgaggcAGGAGGGCCGAGTGGCGGGGACCGAAGGCTTGTATGGAGTCTCTCACTCTCCCCTCTCCAGATGGCGCCCTGAGGGAGGCGGGTGGGGATTAAACGTCAGTGGAAAAATAGAGCGTGCTGCGCTTCAGTTCGGCAAAGGAGATGGGAGGATGCTGCAGGTAGTAGAGCAGCACCTGGacctgaaagagagaaaaaacataattaattcaACATTAATCCAAATTATCGAGGTTGTCTGTGTCTGCTCTTCAATCGAAGTCAAAAATCTAGAAAACTATTCCAGATAAAACATTGATAGTTCAACATTAAGGGAGAGGAGTGGcgatgtaaacaggaagtacaaTGTTTGTGCTGCAGAAACATGATACTACAACTTCTGGGATTTTATCAACATGATTTCTAAAAAGATTTATGGTTGGAGATTTTTATTCAAAAAGGACATCAGATAATCAGATATAATCTAGAATTGAAAGTCATACTGAATCCAGAAATATGCAGATCATGCGTGTGTTTAGTTTTCTGCAGAAATTAGGTGCCTTAATTTTTAAAGTACTTTAATGATCTCATGCAACAACTGTATTGCATTTCTACTTCTACTTTCTAAATATGGTTCCACACAAGTAGTTATTAAGCATTATAAATGATCTAGTTTAAAGATGTTAATCTAACTGTAATTTATTACTGGCTGTCATTGTTTTATGAATGGGTGTACTTATCATCAGTacattgttttatctttaaactCGGATCTACTTCTTTagaacttttttaaaatccagacTTCCCTTTTTTCTCTACATAAAAGTctttacagattttttattttagttatttttaaatgattattatggATTTTGtggcagattttatttatatattaataataggTTTGTCTCATGAGCTGACTGCTTGCTGTCTCTAATCTCAATGTGACTAATTTGGTCAAATTAAGTCGCCTCATTTAGCATGTAGGACAAGCTGAGGCAGTCTGTAAACTGAGAAAATCACCTTtgaacatttccaaaaaaattattaaatagGGTGAATCATTTAATGTTGCCTCCTCCACAAATTTCCCTTAATCTCCTCTTTAATCGATTTCAGCAGATGGACATatgtctgaaaatgtcaaatttaatttgatgCTAGCAGTGAGTACTGTAACTgaatttaaaatctgtattttatggCTCACAGAAGgtgcattttttaatgtttccctCTAAATAATATGGTTGTATGggttatttttaatcaaaatgagggCGAATCCATCACTTATGTTTCCATATGAGATTATATTCAGTATTCAGTGGTGGAAGCATCTTTCTCTGGTGTCCGATGTTTTGTATACTTAATGCAATAAACATTTAGAATTTAAATAAGCCCCAATACAAACACTCGGTTTCACTGTAATGGACAGATGGGACCTCCTACATGTAAATGCTGCTCCGTTTATGATGATTTACTCTGGATGCTGTTTACTCTACCAAGAAAAGACATTTGTGCACAGGAAGCTCATCTCTCGGTGGAGATGAATGGATGGCCTGCAGCCTAAATACAGCTGGGAGACTAGACCGCAGTGACACGGGTCACTTAGCGACGTGGGAGTAaaattcatctgaaaatgacGAGGAAATGTGCATGTACGCACCAGTCTAACATTTACAGTGTACACTCACAGGGGGGATGACTTCTCATCTTCTATTAATCAGATTGTTGGAAACAGAGCACTAGAGACTAATTTGGGTATAAAAGCTTGTCTTTGTTTCACACAgtctatgtttaaaaaataaacatggcCTTTTTGTCTGAAGGgcgtgtgtctgtttgttgctACCTGTGCCATGACGTCGTGAGACCAGATGTCAGAGGCGGAGGTGATGTGCTGTCCCTTCGTACTCTCTGACTCTGAGGGCCTGAGCAGAGTGGGGCCAAACACGGTGGCCAGGTTATGGAGGGACATCTTGTTGATGGGCTCCTTCTCAGCCACCCTGCAggaacaaacacaagacaagtCATTGAAAATGTAGACAGAAAACGACAGACTGTGCATATGTTTGGGAGCTTTTCAGTGAATTTGAAGCTTTTAATAAAGATTAAATGGTTATTTTAATGATTAGCTTCTCTTTTTACTCTTAAACCTGGCTGACTAGAAGACAGTAGGTATGGTACTGTAGCCATATTTATACATGACATGTCTCTTGACGGATTAAAAGCTTGGTTTTACAAGATGCATCTTAGCTTAGCTTGCACCATCATCTTGAGGtttgagttttgtttatttgaagtttaaaaaaaccccaaaaaaactGACATGCATGTTTGAAAATTGGCCTGGTTATGACTATTAGATGACCTTATGATTGAGTGAATGTTTCATATCTTGTATATCGGTTCAACGTGTTTGGAAGAGGAACGTGTAAGGAAGGATTAAAGagcctcattttcttttctaattACACCTAATTGGCTACTTTTTTAGTGACAGGTGGCCTCGGCAGGTGTGTTTATACCGTTTGAGGTGCTCCAGCAGAGTGAGGAAAGTCATGAGGTTGGGGTCAGGCAGGGAGCGCAGGAGGTGCATCATGCAGTTCTCCTTGGCTGCCGGGTCCGAGAGCGCTGCaaagggagaggaaaaagatgTCAGATCTAATTATGGTAAGACAGTTTAAACCCTCATCGCTTCCAGGTGGGCAAATTTAACGCCCGTGTAAAACTCTCTGAGGGtggtaaacacacacttccGGGGATAAAGGTCACACACCTATGCCCTCCATGAAGGCAGGGTAGAGGCGGTCGGTGAGCAAAGGCTCCGGCAGCTCCCTGAAGTACAGCTTCAGCGTTCCCGCGATGGCGTTGATGTCCATGTCGCTCAGCATCACCAGGATATCTTTGGtatctgcagacacagacaaggGCCGATTAGAAACACGGTACGTTATTAAAGGCTCACAATAACACAGCTGCTCTCGCCTCTCAACATCTCCAGGAATGATGTAATCTCTCAATAGCACCCACATCCAGATGGAGACAGATGCAGACGTGCTTAATGTTACCCATGAAAATGAAAGGTGATACTGGGCTCTGCTGTGCCTGACGCTGAGAGGACGcctgacagctgctgctcctcGTCTCCTCCCTAAAGGCCCCAGTTCCCACAAAAAAACGGCCTCAATGACAGAAACCCCTGAGCTGCAGGAAAGTCTCTACGTATAACTTTATACACTATATACAGcctttatacacacacgcaaCATTTCTCAGGACAAAGTAAGTAAACACCTGATGACTGATGTGGGATTATATCATTTGGATAAAATGTTAGATGTGGGTCATCAGACTGGATCCTCTCACTGACAGGATTTGGCTGTTAAAGcgacattatgtaacttttctaccttaaTAACAGattcacaaacatttcaatGCTACTCTGACTTGTAATAgggtgaacggtgtctctgtcctctgttcttTCACTGTGTAACTTCCAAGTCGGGTAGTTGGGCATCACTAATTTTAGTTAaacttataatataatatatatatatataaatataaaataatggtactacactctgaaactgaaacaagagacagagaggcagagaaaatggAGTCTTACTGGTGTCAAATGCTAATTTGAGGGCCTGGATATCGGTGGCCACCCCTGAGATCCTGTAGATTCCCACTTCGTCGATCCCCCTCTTCTCCACTTCCTCAATGCACTGACGGACAATGTAAGGCACCTTGGAGCGCTCGCGCCTGTGGACGTGAACAACATCCATGTTACTTTAAGTTACAGGACTGTGGACAAGCCTGAGCACATCTATGTGAGAGAAACTGATGACAcaaatattaatgaattaacacattttaatttgctttcattttatttttggacagCCAGGCTGTCAGGACTTAATTACAGGAACATGCTTACTTTGTCACCACGTTGATTTTGACTCCAAACACCCCGCTCTGTTTTTTGGACGGCGTTCTCTTCAAGCTGAGGTCCCGACTTGTAAACTTCATGGAGAACTCCACTTTGATCTGACGgtgaacaaacaacacagcTAAAGTAAACTGCATTCCTTTAAGGAGCCAGAACTGAACTCAGGGACCTTCATGAACCACTTCTTttagtcattatttatttagatttagaggttttgacattaaaatgtttttaattaagacTGAGCTACTGTGGCAATTACAATACCTGAAATCAGATCACAGCTTTATTATTAACAGATCTTGTGTGCATGAATCTACATAAACACTTGACTTCCAGCAGAGGTGTAGGTTGTAGTGTTAAAATATCGTTGAATAATACATCTAATtacaatatttacagtatatatgtcATAGTCCTTACCCCGTTCATCTCTATGACATCCATGTGCCAGTTCTTGGACTGCACCGTCTGAGGATCGAGCTGAAAGACACAACAGAGACACTGAGATAAGATTTTGACCAAATAAGGGTGCATGACTTCATTCATACACAGAGGCCGCTTAATCAAATCATCAGATAAGAATTATCAGCATGGAAAAGTCACATTTCTGGGAAACAACCACAGAGAGTCACCACCTGTACATTCACACTCGACTGGGTTCTTTCTCTCGCAGACAGGAAGTTTGACTATCACGccagaatcacacacacacaaaaaaaaacaggttttcaaCATAACAACATTTCCGACATAAATCACTGGAAATATTTGTACTCAAAGAAATGGGAAGTCAGCTTTCATCTTCTTGGTGGGAATTCCCAGACATacttatcttaaaaaaaatagtaatgGGACATTCATTGCCAAATGGTGACGTGAAGTCACACTTCATCAGAATGAAGTAAGATATTCCTATGTGAGTTTCTTCACTGTCATCACAGCTACCATTAaaccattattattatattccatttatgcCTTATATAGTAAGTAGAGCACTTTAAATCTTACAGAGGTTGTATCCTTGTGTCAGTTCAGGTGCTGTACCTGGACACAATTCACTTCTACTCAGTTACAAATCACACAACATTCGTACCAAATGTCCGTGTGTGTCTGaagtttcatgtgttttgatcGTTACAAACAAAAACTGCTGTTCCCGCCCGGTTTCGAACCGAGGACCTTTCGCGTGTTAGGCGAACGTGATAACCACTACACTACGGGAACTGGCTGACAGCTGAtcccctccccacccccacAGGCTTGGCAAGCACAATCTCAGGGCATTGAGAAATCTTTGCTGAGGGGAAAGTTTAAAAGTGAGGAAAAGAACTTTGAAACTGTGATTACGATCCAAAGTTCAGCTTTTAGCTGCTCTAGGATTTTATCTTCTGAGCCAGATCAAAGTCAAGCTGCCGTGGTGGTTTGTGCCTGGCTACTGCTGCTTTACAACAACACAGTCATTGAGTCTACTTGGGGAAGAAAAATACCACTTATGTTCCCCACATATGTCTTGGGGGTCCAACACGGGCTCCAGATAGGCTCAGAAACTTGGCCTACTTCACTGCATACATTCTCATGATGCCCTCTGAGACATGATAGATGGCAGACTGTTGTTTGAAGTCTCCTGGAGTAAATGCCCGCTGCGTGAGGCCACAGCAGCTAATGCCTTTTTTATAGGCTGTTTGAGCACTACTGCACTACGTAGTTATGTCATTACAACCCTGTGTGGTGATGGTGCTCAACTTAGAGGAGAATAATGATTGTTGGGTGAGCACAAGGGCAGCACACTTCTCTTATTGTCAGCATTAGGCTGCGACCATTAAAAGTTCTCAGTGAGCGTATTTCATTACCTCGTAAAAAGACCATTTGGCATCGGTTTCACGCATTCCTATTATCGTTAAAGCCTGATTTCCCAGCAGGGTTTGGGTTTGAGACTGGGGACAGGTAATCACTGCCATTGGGTCTTTACACAGCTAATGCCAAGAGGAGAACTGGGCAAAGATCCAGGACTGTAACCCCTCGAAGTAGACtcattgaaaaaacaaaagctgttcTCTGAACCTATTTCCTTCCCATTGCCCTCTGCTAATTTCCAAAATAcctgattaaaaatgaatgtactCCAATAgggctgtaaaaacaaagaggtcCCTTTACTGGCAGCGGTTATACTCATTGACCCCTCTTGAAACTGTATCCTCTactctattttttattaaaaaatactcAGTGAGGAACTATTTCTTTCCTGTGGAATGAGTTGGCTTTAAAGGACGAGTGCAAACAGTTTGGCGAAGGAGGACAACCACAACGTATGCATGGCAAGACAACCTGCTTTCTTGGATATGGATTGGGACTTACTAGGGGGAAATGTGTCCAGTCAGCTGGTCTAAACAAAGCTGAGAGAGGATTTAAGGTTTTATCCTGAGTGACGGCTCAGCTAGGGGAGCTGACAGGAAGAGGGCGACGCAGCCGTTAAAGATAAAGAAATCTTGTTGTACTTGTCTGAATCAGACTGAAAGCAGTGAATGAACACCTGAATGTGGACTGTATGG encodes the following:
- the timm22 gene encoding mitochondrial import inner membrane translocase subunit Tim22 codes for the protein MAASTGAAASDPHGPASAGPGGSDITSFQYSMILDHLIGDKRPVKDLNPGVMGGLPVPPKSDEQKMIERGMESCGFKAVLACVGGFVLGGAFGVFTAGIDTNVGFDPKDPLKTPTAREVLKDMGQRGMSYAKNFAIVGAMFSCTECIIESHRGKSDWKNAVYSGCVTGGAIGFRAGLKAGVLGCGGFAAFSAAIEYYLR
- the abr gene encoding active breakpoint cluster region-related protein isoform X5, with the translated sequence MTEIMVSDVNLNSVCERLEQHCCVDQNQHNLSSQPQTPVLKRHTNTGAKLWGRVRSKLLRQKLDPQTVQSKNWHMDVIEMNGIKVEFSMKFTSRDLSLKRTPSKKQSGVFGVKINVVTKRERSKVPYIVRQCIEEVEKRGIDEVGIYRISGVATDIQALKLAFDTNTKDILVMLSDMDINAIAGTLKLYFRELPEPLLTDRLYPAFMEGIALSDPAAKENCMMHLLRSLPDPNLMTFLTLLEHLKRVAEKEPINKMSLHNLATVFGPTLLRPSESESTKGQHITSASDIWSHDVMAQVQVLLYYLQHPPISFAELKRSTLYFSTDV